Proteins encoded within one genomic window of Camelina sativa cultivar DH55 chromosome 19, Cs, whole genome shotgun sequence:
- the LOC104764742 gene encoding pumilio homolog 4-like isoform X2 yields the protein MVTNSYMDTTRSNLTNSVNRGGSNVDLEDRFQRELESLLQQHRNRQTFGRERERDIDVHRSGSAPPTVEGLLRAMDNHYLNNNNNSDHRDVGGINSNSISTSNGVELLSDDELRWHPEYLSYYYSNEHSNPRLPPPLLSREDWRVAQRFHNGGDSVFDPVGEWRKKSVEVDNSSSLFTVQPGVPVEQAENDLMELRNAVVAQGRSQNVQRLDQGRDDLIGLSGYPGIGPRRKSFADILQEGIERDAALGSQLSRPASCNTFRDMKDSAVLSNFSAGGFDTPLPFHESLHSTAKNSPNTMLGSTMSSPVPRNRTPDSHLVGRSPASGLPPIGTRVGPVEKKNTFGTAIQNCESYTAADVADALSRLNMSEMSQVKENHMQSQLQVELENQSDVMRYIPNGHKKALRQQNIATPESKDHLFSANYGGMSGYGTSLGASQVGSHGQVNIPKRTSSSASLYSTSDHSRLGSLGLSDVNSRNANINGTDFSTAGGYLAKNKLNSLAEHYSAEGSHLSGEGDRQSLNRLINQVASELHAPVMEPHYSQYLHTASSTAAPTDHSLIRNNFGTSNGDTANEYLAMLLAQNRQQLGNLSAANSRFFESPSYDLGNMYLGNHLPSPSKNSRNFQNMRMSQSASVMKVPFGGLQGSSHVDTGSTAEASLLEGFKNNKTRSLELSEIVGHVIEFSMDQYGSRFIQQKLETATDEEKNAIFPEILPYGRTLMTDVFGNYVIQKFFEHGTNRQRKELAEQVTGHVLALSLQMYGCRVIQKALEVVELEQQAQMVQELDGSVMKCVHDQNGNHVIQKCIERLPQDWIQFIISSFYGKVLALSTHPYGCRVIQRVLEHIDDIETQRIIMEEIMDSVCTLAQDQYGNYVIQHIIQHGKPHERSEIINKLAGQIVKMSQQKFASNVVEKCLTFGGPEERQVLVNEMLGYTDENEPLQAMMKDPFGNYVVQKVLETCDDQSLALILSRIKVHLNALKRYTYGKHIVARVEKLITTGERRIGLSASLTTNATP from the exons ATGGTTACTAATAGTTACATGGATACGACGAGATCAAATTTGACTAATAGTGTgaatcgaggaggatccaatgTGGATCTCGAGGATCGTTTCCAGAGGGAGCTCGAATCTTTGCTCCAACAACATCGTAATCGCCAAACTTTTGGCCGTGAGCGAGAACGCGACATTGATGTTCACAGAAGCGGTAGCGCTCCCCCTACGGTGGAAGGTTTGTTGAGGGCTATGGATAATCACTACttgaacaataataataactctGATCATAGAGATGTTGGGGGTATTAACAGCAACAGTATTAGCACTAGCAATGGGGTTGAGCTTTTGTCTGACGATGAGTTACGTTGGCACCCTGAGTATCTCTCCTATTACTATTCCAACGAGCATTCGAATCCGAGGTTACCGCCTCCTTTGTTGTCTAGAGAGGATTGGAGGGTTGCTCAGAGGTTTCACAACGGTGGTGACTCTGTGTTTGATCCTGTTGGGGAATGGAGGAAGAAGTCTGTTGAAGTCGACAACTCCTCCTCGCTTTTCACGGTTCAGCCAGGGGTTCCAGTTGAGCAGGCAGAGAATGATTTGATGGAACTCAGGAATGCTGTTGTTGCCCAGGGCCGCTCTCAGAATGTGCAGCGGCTAGATCAAGGCAGAGATGACTTGATTGGATTATCTGGTTATCCTGGGATTGGACCGAGAAGGAAGAGTTTCGCCGATATTCTTCAG GAAGGAATTGAACGGGATGCAGCCTTAGGCAGCCAACTCTCCCGGCCTGCAAGCTGCAACACTTTTCGGGACATGAAAGATTCTGCTGTTTTATCGAATTTCAGTGCGGGTGGATTCGACACCCCATTACCATTCCATGAATCGTTACATTCTACTGCCAAAAACAGTCCAAATACTATGCTTGGATCCACCATGAGTTCTCCGGTGCCAAGGAATAGAACTCCTGACTCACATCTAGTCGGGCGATCTCCGGCCTCTGGCCTTCCCCCTATTGGTACCAGGGTCGGTCCTGTCGAGAAGAAGAATACTTTTGGCACAGCCATCCAAAACTGTGAATCTTACACTGCTGCTGATGTTGCCGACGCATTGTCTAG GTTGAACATGTCAGAGATGAGTCAAGTTAAAGAAAACCATATGCAGTCACAGCTTCAAGTGGAATTGGAGAATCAATCTGATGTCATGCGTTACATACCCAACGGTCATAAGAAGGCTTTGCGGCAACAAAATATTGCTACACCAGAATCAAAAGATCACTTGTTTTCTGCAAATTATGGTGGAATGAGTGGGTATGGAACAAGTCTTGGTGCTTCTCAGGTGGGTTCCCATGGACAGGTCAACATCCCTAAACGAACCTCTTCTTCAGCGAGTCTTTACTCAACTTCAGATCATTCTAGATTAGGAAGCCTGGGCTTATCTGATGTCAATAGTCGGAATGCAAATATTAATGGAACAGACTTCTCCACAGCTGGTGGTTATTTGGCAAAGAACAAGTTGAATTCATTAGCTGAGCACTATTCTGCTGAAG GCTCACATCTGAGTGGGGAAGGGGATAGACAAAGCTTGAACAGATTGATAAATCAAGTTGCTTCTGAGCTTCACGCTCCAGTTATGGAGCCACATTACAGCCAGTATCTGCATACGGCATCTTCTACTGCTGCCCCAACCGATCATTCTCttattagaaataattttggGACTTCAAACGGAGATACGGCTAACGAATACCTTGCGATGTTACTTGCTCAAAACAGGCAACAGCTGGGTAACCTCAGTGCTGCAAATTCTAGATTCTTTGAGAGTCCTTCATATGATCTTGGCAACATGTATTTAGGAAACCATTTGCCTTCTCCCTCCAAGAATTCAAGAAATTTCCAGAACATGCGTATGTCACAATCAGCCTCAGTGATGAAAGTTCCTTTTGGAGGATTACAGGGATCATCCCACGTAGACACTGGCAGCACGGCAGAAGCATCCTTACTAGAGGGGTTTAAGAACaacaagacaaggtctttggAGCTTTCAGAAATAGTTGGTCATGTGATTGAGTTCAG CATGGATCAGTACGGAAGTCGTTTTATTCAGCAAAAACTTGAGACGGCAACGGATGAGGAAAAGAATGCAATATTTCCTGAGATACTTCCTTATGGCCGCACTTTAATGACAGATGTCTTTGGAAATTATGTCATTCAAAAG TTTTTTGAGCATGGTACAAACAGGCAGAGAAAAGAACTCGCTGAACAAGTTACGGGCCACGTTTTGGCTCTCTCACTTCAAATGTATGGCTGCAGGGTTATCCAAAAG GCGTTAGAGGTGGTTGAATTGGAGCAGCAAGCTCAAATGGTGCAAGAGCTTGATGGGTCTGTCATGAAATGTGTTCATGACCAGAATGGTAACCATGTCATCCAGAAGTGTATAGAGCGTCTTCCTCAGGATTGGATACAGTTCATAATTTCCTCATTCTATGGAAAAGTTTTAGCTCTTTCAACACACCCGTATGGATGCCGTGTAATCCAG AGGGTTCTCGAGCATATTGATGACATAGAAACCCAACGGATCATTATGGAGGAAATCATGGATTCAGTCTGTACTCTAGCACAAGATCAGTACGGGAATTATGTTATTCAG CATATCATACAACACGGTAAACCTCATGAACGGTCAGAAATTATCAATAAGCTTGCTGGACAGATTGTGAAGATGAGTCAGCAGAAGTTTGCTTCTAATGTTGTTGAAAAGTGCTTAACGTTTGGCGGTCCAGAGGAGCGTCAGGTTCTAGTGAATGAGATGCTTGGTTATACTGATGAAAACGAGCCACTTCAG GCGATGATGAAGGACCCATTTGGGAACTACGTAGTGCAGAAGGTTCTTGAAACATGCGATGATCAAAGTCTTGCACTCATTCTTTCTCGCATCAAAGTTCACTTGAATGCCTTGAAGAGATACACATATGGGAAGCACATCGTTGCCCGGGTTGAGAAACTTATCACTACTGGAG AGAGAAGAATCGGGCTCTCAGCATCTCTAACCACAAACGCTACTCCTTAA
- the LOC104764742 gene encoding pumilio homolog 4-like isoform X1: protein MVTNSYMDTTRSNLTNSVNRGGSNVDLEDRFQRELESLLQQHRNRQTFGRERERDIDVHRSGSAPPTVEGLLRAMDNHYLNNNNNSDHRDVGGINSNSISTSNGVELLSDDELRWHPEYLSYYYSNEHSNPRLPPPLLSREDWRVAQRFHNGGDSVFDPVGEWRKKSVEVDNSSSLFTVQPGVPVEQAENDLMELRNAVVAQGRSQNVQRLDQGRDDLIGLSGYPGIGPRRKSFADILQEGIERDAALGSQLSRPASCNTFRDMKDSAVLSNFTAGGFDTPLPFHESLHSTAKNSPNTMLGSTMSSPVPRNRTPDSHLVGRSPASGLPPIGTRVGPVEKKNTFGTAIQNCESYTAADVADALSRLNMSEMSQVKENHMQSQLQVELENQSDVMRYIPNGHKKALRQQNIATPESKDHLFSANYGGMSGYGTSLGASQVGSHGQVNIPKRTSSSASLYSTSDHSRLGSLGLSDVNSRNANINGTDFSTAGGYLAKNKLNSLAEHYSAEGSHLSGEGDRQSLNRLINQVASELHAPVMEPHYSQYLHTASSTAAPTDHSLIRNNFGTSNGDTANEYLAMLLAQNRQQLGNLSAANSRFFESPSYDLGNMYLGNHLPSPSKNSRNFQNMRMSQSASVMKVPFGGLQGSSHVDTGSTAEASLLEGFKNNKTRSLELSEIVGHVIEFSMDQYGSRFIQQKLETATDEEKNAIFPEILPYGRTLMTDVFGNYVIQKFFEHGTNRQRKELAEQVTGHVLALSLQMYGCRVIQKALEVVELEQQAQMVQELDGSVMKCVHDQNGNHVIQKCIERLPQDWIQFIISSFYGKVLALSTHPYGCRVIQRVLEHIDDIETQRIIMEEIMDSVCTLAQDQYGNYVIQHIIQHGKPHERSEIINKLAGQIVKMSQQKFASNVVEKCLTFGGPEERQVLVNEMLGYTDENEPLQAMMKDPFGNYVVQKVLETCDDQSLALILSRIKVHLNALKRYTYGKHIVARVEKLITTGERRIGLSASLTTNATP, encoded by the exons ATGGTTACTAATAGTTACATGGATACGACGAGATCAAATTTGACTAATAGTGTgaatcgaggaggatccaatgTGGATCTCGAGGATCGTTTCCAGAGGGAGCTCGAATCTTTGCTCCAACAACATCGTAATCGCCAAACTTTTGGCCGTGAGCGAGAACGCGACATTGATGTTCACAGAAGCGGTAGCGCTCCCCCTACGGTGGAAGGTTTGTTGAGGGCTATGGATAATCACTACttgaacaataataataactctGATCATAGAGATGTTGGGGGTATTAACAGCAACAGTATTAGCACTAGCAATGGGGTTGAGCTTTTGTCTGACGATGAGTTACGTTGGCACCCTGAGTATCTCTCCTATTACTATTCCAACGAGCATTCGAATCCGAGGTTACCGCCTCCTTTGTTGTCTAGAGAGGATTGGAGGGTTGCTCAGAGGTTTCACAACGGTGGTGACTCTGTGTTTGATCCTGTTGGGGAATGGAGGAAGAAGTCTGTTGAAGTCGACAACTCCTCCTCGCTTTTCACGGTTCAGCCAGGGGTTCCAGTTGAGCAGGCAGAGAATGATTTGATGGAACTCAGGAATGCTGTTGTTGCCCAGGGCCGCTCTCAGAATGTGCAGCGGCTAGATCAAGGCAGAGATGACTTGATTGGATTATCTGGTTATCCTGGGATTGGACCGAGAAGGAAGAGTTTCGCCGATATTCTTCAG GAAGGAATTGAACGGGATGCAGCCTTAGGCAGCCAACTCTCCCGGCCTGCAAGCTGCAACACTTTTCGGGAC ATGAAAGATTCTGCTGTTTTATCGAATTTCACTGCGGGTGGATTCGACACCCCATTACCATTCCATGAATCGTTACATTCTACTGCCAAAAACAGTCCAAATACTATGCTTGGATCCACCATGAGTTCTCCGGTGCCAAGGAATAGAACTCCTGACTCACATCTAGTCGGGCGATCTCCGGCCTCTGGCCTTCCCCCTATTGGTACCAGGGTCGGTCCTGTCGAGAAGAAGAATACTTTTGGCACAGCCATCCAAAACTGTGAATCTTACACTGCTGCTGATGTTGCCGACGCATTGTCTAGGTTGAACATGTCAGAGATGAGTCAAGTTAAAGAAAACCATATGCAGTCACAGCTTCAAGTGGAATTGGAGAATCAATCTGATGTCATGCGTTACATACCCAACGGTCATAAGAAGGCTTTGCGGCAACAAAATATTGCTACACCAGAATCAAAAGATCACTTGTTTTCTGCAAATTATGGTGGAATGAGTGGGTATGGAACAAGTCTTGGTGCTTCTCAGGTGGGTTCCCATGGACAGGTCAACATCCCTAAACGAACCTCTTCTTCAGCGAGTCTTTACTCAACTTCAGATCATTCTAGATTAGGAAGCCTGGGCTTATCTGATGTCAATAGTCGGAATGCAAATATTAATGGAACAGACTTCTCCACAGCTGGTGGTTATTTGGCAAAGAACAAGTTGAATTCATTAGCTGAGCACTATTCTGCTGAAG GCTCACATCTGAGTGGGGAAGGGGATAGACAAAGCTTGAACAGATTGATAAATCAAGTTGCTTCTGAGCTTCACGCTCCAGTTATGGAGCCACATTACAGCCAGTATCTGCATACGGCATCTTCTACTGCTGCCCCAACCGATCATTCTCttattagaaataattttggGACTTCAAACGGAGATACGGCTAACGAATACCTTGCGATGTTACTTGCTCAAAACAGGCAACAGCTGGGTAACCTCAGTGCTGCAAATTCTAGATTCTTTGAGAGTCCTTCATATGATCTTGGCAACATGTATTTAGGAAACCATTTGCCTTCTCCCTCCAAGAATTCAAGAAATTTCCAGAACATGCGTATGTCACAATCAGCCTCAGTGATGAAAGTTCCTTTTGGAGGATTACAGGGATCATCCCACGTAGACACTGGCAGCACGGCAGAAGCATCCTTACTAGAGGGGTTTAAGAACaacaagacaaggtctttggAGCTTTCAGAAATAGTTGGTCATGTGATTGAGTTCAG CATGGATCAGTACGGAAGTCGTTTTATTCAGCAAAAACTTGAGACGGCAACGGATGAGGAAAAGAATGCAATATTTCCTGAGATACTTCCTTATGGCCGCACTTTAATGACAGATGTCTTTGGAAATTATGTCATTCAAAAG TTTTTTGAGCATGGTACAAACAGGCAGAGAAAAGAACTCGCTGAACAAGTTACGGGCCACGTTTTGGCTCTCTCACTTCAAATGTATGGCTGCAGGGTTATCCAAAAG GCGTTAGAGGTGGTTGAATTGGAGCAGCAAGCTCAAATGGTGCAAGAGCTTGATGGGTCTGTCATGAAATGTGTTCATGACCAGAATGGTAACCATGTCATCCAGAAGTGTATAGAGCGTCTTCCTCAGGATTGGATACAGTTCATAATTTCCTCATTCTATGGAAAAGTTTTAGCTCTTTCAACACACCCGTATGGATGCCGTGTAATCCAG AGGGTTCTCGAGCATATTGATGACATAGAAACCCAACGGATCATTATGGAGGAAATCATGGATTCAGTCTGTACTCTAGCACAAGATCAGTACGGGAATTATGTTATTCAG CATATCATACAACACGGTAAACCTCATGAACGGTCAGAAATTATCAATAAGCTTGCTGGACAGATTGTGAAGATGAGTCAGCAGAAGTTTGCTTCTAATGTTGTTGAAAAGTGCTTAACGTTTGGCGGTCCAGAGGAGCGTCAGGTTCTAGTGAATGAGATGCTTGGTTATACTGATGAAAACGAGCCACTTCAG GCGATGATGAAGGACCCATTTGGGAACTACGTAGTGCAGAAGGTTCTTGAAACATGCGATGATCAAAGTCTTGCACTCATTCTTTCTCGCATCAAAGTTCACTTGAATGCCTTGAAGAGATACACATATGGGAAGCACATCGTTGCCCGGGTTGAGAAACTTATCACTACTGGAG AGAGAAGAATCGGGCTCTCAGCATCTCTAACCACAAACGCTACTCCTTAA
- the LOC104764744 gene encoding glycerol-3-phosphate dehydrogenase SDP6, mitochondrial, translating to MSAASFRRLAAGAAVIAAAASGGAVYLSPSVVSSDRGGGLVLDSLRRMIGDPAATVPSRSAQESALIAASASNPLDVLVIGGGATGSGVALDAATRGLRVGLVEREDFSSGTSSRSTKLIHGGVRYLEKAVFNLDYGQLKLVFHALEERKQLIDNAPHLCHALPCMTPCFDWFEVIYFWMGLKMYDLVAGPRLLHLSRYYSAQESIELFPTLARKGKDKNLRGTVVYYDGQMNDSRLNVGLACTAALAGAAVLNHAEVVSLITDDATKRIIGARVRNNLTGQEFDSYAKVVVNAAGPFCDSIRKMVDEDTKPMICPSSGVHIVLPDYYSPEGMGLIVPKTKDGRVVFMLPWLGRTVAGTTDSNTSITALPEPHEDEIQFILDAISDYLNIKVRRTDVLSAWSGIRPLAMDPTAKSTESISRDHVVFEESPGLVTITGGKWTTYRSMAEDAVDAAIKSGKLSPTNECVTQKLQLLGSYGWEPSSFTTLAQQYVRMKKTYGGKVVPGAMDTAAAKHLSHAYGSMADRVATIAQEEGLGKRLAHGYPFLEAEVAYCARHEYCESAVDFIARRCRIAFLDTDAAARALQRVVEILASEHKWDKSRQKQELQKAKEFLETFKSSQNAQFNDGKHN from the exons ATGTCGGCCGCTTCTTTTCGCCGTTTAGCCGCAGGAGCAGCCGTaattgctgctgctgcttccgGTGGCGCTGTCTACCTCTCTCCGTCGGTTGTCTCCAGCGACAGAGGCGGTGGTCTTGTTCTAGATTCGTTGCGGCGTATGATTGGTGATCCCGCCGCTACCGTACCGTCTCGATCTGCTCAAGAGTCTGCTCTGATTGCAGCCAGCGCTTCTAATCCTCTCGATGTTCTCGTCATTGGCGGTGGAGCCACCGGTTCTGGAGTCGCTCTCGACGCTGCTACACGTGGTCTCCGTGTTGGTCTTGTAGAGCGAGAGGATTTCTCCTCCGGTACTTCTTCCCGATCAACTAAGCTGATTCATGGAG GGGTTCGTTACTTGGAGAAAGCTGTTTTCAATCTTGATTATGGACAGCTGAAGCTTGTATTTCACGCACTTGAAGAGCGTAAGCAGCTCATTGATAATGCGCCACACCTCTGCCATGCTCTGCCCTGTATGACACCTTGTTTTGACTGGTTCGAAGTTATCTACTTCTGGATGGGATTGAAAATGTATGACTTGGTCGCTGGACCACGCTTATTGCATCTATCCAGATATTACTCTGCACAAGAGTCTATTGAGCTCTTCCCCACTCTTGCAAGGAAAGGGAAAGACAAGAATTTAAGGGGAACTGTTGTTTATTATGATGGGCAAATGAATGATTCACGTCTGAATGTGGGTTTGGCATGTACTGCCGCGTTAGCTGGTGCAGCTGTTCTCAACCATGCGGAGGTTGTCTCGCTTATTACAGATGATGCTACTAAGAGAATAATTGGTGCCCGAGTCCGTAACAATCTCACAG GACAAGAATTTGACAGCTATGCAAAAGTAGTTGTCAATGCGGCTGGACCGTTCTGTGATTCCATTAGGAAGATGGTTGATGAAGATACAAAACCAATGATATGTCCAAGCAGCGGTGTACATATTGTGCTGCCTGATTACTATTCTCCAGAAGGGATGGGCTTGATAGTCCCTAAAACTAAGGATGGTCGTGTTGTATTTATGTTACCGTGGTTGGGAAGAACAGTAGCAGGTACCACTGACTCTAACACGTCAATCACTGCACTTCCAGAACCTCATGAAGATGAGATTCAATTTATACTGGATGCAATCAGCGACTATCTTAACATTAAG GTTCGACGTACTGATGTTCTTTCGGCTTGGAGTGGTATCCGTCCATTGGCCATGGATCCAACAGCCAAGAGCACAGAGAGCATCTCCAGAGACCATGTTGTCTTTGAGGAATCTCCTGGTCTGGTTACAATCACGGGTGGAAAATGGACAACTTACCGAAG CATGGCGGAAGATGCAGTTGATGCAGCAATCAAATCGGGAAAGCTAAGTCCAACCAATGAATGTGTAACGCAGAAACTACAGCTTCTGGGTTCTTATGGATGGGAACCATCTTCCTTCACAACTCTTGCACAGCAATACGTGCGAATGAAGAAAACCTACGGTGGTAAAGTGGTTCCTGGAGCAATGGACACAGCTGCTGCAAAGCATTTGTCTCATGCTTATGGTTCAATGGCTGACCGAGTCGCCACCATAGCTCAG GAGGAGGGTTTGGGGAAACGGTTGGCGCACGGGTATCCGTTTTTGGAAGCAGAAGTTGCTTACTGTGCAAGGCACGAGTACTGTGAATCAGCGGTTGATTTCATAGCAAGGAGATGTAGAATCGCGTTCTTGGACACAGACGCAGCGGCACGGGCGTTGCAGCGTGTGGTGGAGATTCTAGCAAGTGAACACAAGTGGGACAAGTCGAGGCAGAAGCAGGAATTGCAAAAGGCTAAAGAGTTTCTTGAAACTTTCAAGTCTtcccaaaacgcacagtttaACGATGGCAAACACAACTAA
- the LOC109131026 gene encoding exocyst complex component SEC8-like: MTNREYLEDEDAEEPDDFVISLTSQITRRDEGMAPFISGEKRNYVFGGICGVAANASIKALADMRSINLFGVQQICRNTIALEQAMAAIPYIDGETVQQNLDRVRTYFELLNMPFEALLAFIAEHDQMFTPTEYSNLLKVNVPGRDTPQDAQSRLLEILSH, encoded by the exons atgacGAATAGGGAATACCTGGAGGATGAGGATGCTGAAGAGCCAGACGACTTTGTGATATCTCTTACTTCACAG ATAACGCGTAGGGACGAGGGAATGGCGCCTTTCATCTCTGGTGAGAAGAGGAATTATGTTTTTGGTGGCATATGTGGAGTTGCAGCAAATGCGTCCATTAAG GCTTTGGCTGACATGAGGTCAATCAACCTTTTCGGGGTTCAACAAATATGTCGGAACACTATTGCATTGGAACAG GCCATGGCAGCTATTCCATATATCGATGGTGAAACTGTACAACAGAACCTAGATCGTGTCCGTACTTACTTTGAACTACTAAACATGCCATTCGAA GCGTTGCTCGCATTCATAGCAGAACACGACCAAATGTTTACACCCACAGA GTATTCCAATCTTCTGAAGGTCAATGTTCCTGGAAGAGATACTCCTCAAGATGCTCAATCCCGCCTTTTGGAAATTCTTTCTCACTAA